ttttcattgttgacgctttgttatatttttgaaaagaatactataatattttgctatttaaaaaaatatgactttgtttttatcctaaaattaaaagtaaatgacaaaattgagtttagaaaaaataataaaaagatataAAACAAAGACATATTTTTCATAGTAATTATCTTTAGAAAAAGGATTATTTAAAAACAAAGCCTGCTCTTGtctttctcaaaaataattaagaaaagaaaaaagaaaaaggcaaatATTCAAATAAAGTGACGGAGAAAAACACAATAATTATTAATGGAATAATGATATAATTTCGTTCTATTTCTATTTAACggttttttattgttattattattattattattattattattattattattattattattattattattattattattattattattattattattcttgttgttgttgttgttacgATAAATTCCTTTTTTGTGTGTTTGTGTCTTTTAAaccataaaaacaaaaaaatcccAAATCTttactttctatttttaataatCAATTGCATAAACGAAAtattactctctctctctcacttttctttttaaatcacttatttatatttatatatatatatatatatgatacatataataCATTCTATATCGTATCAAAAATGCAAAAGGTTAATAACACATTTGAATATCCTTATTTTCTAATGCTAAATTGTccaatatgttcaataaaataaaattttttgatTTTGAATAATTAATCGAAAATTATTGTGCATATATTGTTGTTTAAACTATAAAGAAGATTATTATTGAAGGGTCGACCAACTAAATGTAGATTAGGTTGTTCAACAATACTTGATCAACGTATTACCCAAACTTAATTAAGAAAATCgccaattatatatattatatatatgggCAATTAGACACTTTTAAAGTTAGATAATTTTTGTAATGGAAgggttatttttaaaaataacaaaatattaaaattatttacaaaccgtagaaaaatttatcaaatttgttagtctatttaagttttttttttctatattttataaacaattttaatattttgttgtacacataataattctttttttaacaacGAGTTGGATTGGATGGATACCATTTTGTAATTGGCTTATCGGGAAAGTAAAATATTTAATGAATACATAGCACAATATATGTTTCTAAACTCGACTTATTAATTGGTTTTATTTCTTACTCTAAAACATGTGAGGTGAGGTTGGATTTGATCCTTCTTCATCATGTTTTGATGTCTAGATTATatgtcttaattaattaattgtgcgTTATGGTAAAATTAATATGTTttaattgaaagaaacaaagaaagtGAGTGAACGacaaataacaaaagaaatcaaCATAAACTCTATAGTATTGGATTTTGGCAAAAGAATTAGAAGAGCAGTTTGTCCCACAGTTAAAAATTCAAGAAAGTAATAAACTTCAAACACagtatatttcttttaaacacTTTTAAGTTAAATATACTGtctcaattaaaaaaaaataaagaaaaaattacaCTAATATTTGGAAGTATTTTTTCGTTCTGTAAAAGgaacaaaataatatatttatagaaaaataacTAAAGAGACAACCTTATTAGAAAACTAATTAACAAACAGGACTTAGTTAACCTTGATGCTTAACTTGCTCTAACAATAATAATTGTGGTATTTAGGTTGGTAGTTTGTACCTATTAACTAAAGTATATGTCAAATTGGTTAAGAAAAACTAAATGCAATTACTTAAGTTTATaaagaaatgaaaacaaaattaccaaataattaattaaatggaCTGTGTTAATATAATGTAATATTTGATTATCTTAAAATATAAtgatgaattaattaattaattaattaattaagtttacACTAATAAGGAATGATATAATGAGACAAATATGGGTACGTTTTTATCACGCCAAAAAGGTCGGAGTCGGACCCCAATTTTTTCATTCATATTCTTCCAATGCCTAACCTAACCGATTCTCCTTTCAAATGGAAACGCAAATTTCAGTTTCACAAAATtccttcattttcattttcattttcatattctcttcttcttcttcttcttcttctccttctccttctcctcttcctcttcctcttcctcttcctcttcccaCATTATTCATAAGCACTCTGCCCTTTTCCTTCCATTCTCAATTATAATAATGGCCGCCTTTCGAAGATCATCTCTAACCGATCATCTCATCGATTGCCGTCTCTTCTTTCTCATCCTAACTTTTATCTCTCTCATCCTCTTTTTCTCCGCTTCCTCCACCCTCTCTGACATTCCCTTTTCCACTTTCGCGCCGCTCCAATCCTTCATCATCGGCGCTGCCTTTCAACAGCCTCGCGCTTCGAATTATCGTCCGATGACGACTCCTGATCGTGATTCTTCCTTTCCGATGGAGGCAGAGAattcgtcgtcgtcgtcgtcgtcgccCGAGGCTAAGATGAAGATTCAGTTACAGAAATCGAAAATGGCTGTGTGTTTAGTCGGTGGAGCGAGGAGGTTTGAGGTTACTGGACCGTCGATTATGGAGAACATTCTTAAGGAGTATCCGAATGCGGACTTGTTTCTGCATAGTCCGCTTGATGAGAACACGTTCAAGTTATCGTACTTGAAAAACGCGCCGAAAATCGCCGCCGTGAGAATCTTTGAGCCGAAACCGATTCCGGAGACTGAGTCGCAACTCCGAGTTCTAACGGCGAAGAACTCGCCCAACGGCATCCAGGTTATTCCGTCTAACTATAAAACTATATACTCTCAATATATTGAATTTTGCTATTTCCGAATTTAAGTTGAAACGTTATATGATTAGGTAGCTTTTTGGATGAAGAATAAGGCCCCCTCTGTATCCCAACCGTTCTCCCTTTTTTCACATTAAAACCACTTCtcttttcttccctttttttgcTTCTTTTATAAGCCTAAACTTTTGCTTCCCTtttaattatttccttttctttcttccatcaattcttttacaaaattaaacttatttacTCTCTTATTTGTTTTTACATACACTATTATACAAAATTGATAATATAAAGTTTGTGATTGAACCGAGATTTAATTTCAATTGACAACTTAGCTAGATTTCAATATTTCATCATTATATTAATGCCTCCAATTAATTGATATACctattttttggttttttttataataacttTATGATGTCTAAAATTTAACTTAAAGAAAACTAACTATAGTTTTGGTGAAAGTAAATTAAGATCAAACGAACAGAAAAAATGTTACCAAATTAATGATTTAGTTTGTATAATTGAAATGTTATGCGACCTATGATTATAGAGTTGGGAACATTACTAGAAAAAGTATGGTTTGGGGAATGTGACAATTATACTTCGGATCAGCAAATACTGACACGTGTGCATCGAGGGATAGTTTTTATGTGAAAGTACGATGTTAGCCCTTCTGTATATTAATGGATGAGTTATCTTTCAGGGGCTTTTGAAGTATTTTCAATTGGTGGAAGGATGCCTTACGATGATCCGAACGTACCAACAACTCAACAACTTCACCTACGACTGGGTTGTGCGGACACGTGTCGACGGGTACTGGAACGCCCCACTCCGACCCGATTACTTCGTCTCCGGCCATTACGTAGTGCCGTCGGGATCCTCCTACGGCGGACTCAACGACCGTTTCGGCGTCGGAGACCTCAACACCTCCACCGTCGCTCTTTCGCGCCTTGGTCTTATTCCTAATCTGGATGCCGCCGGATTCCTCCAACTGAACTCGGAAACCGCTTTCAAGGCGCAGTTAACCACCATGGGGGTACCGTTCGAAAGGATGCGTTTGCCGTTTTGTATAGTGACGGAGAGGCAGTATGAATTTCCGCCGGGGAGGTTTGGGGTACCAGTGGCGGCGATGTCGAGCCGGGGGCCGCTGAGTGGGACGAAGTGTAGGCCGTGTAGGGTGGCGTGTGAGGGAGAGTGTGTGGAGAGGGTTATGGTTTGGTTAGAGAAAGGATGGAGTTGGACGAATTGGGAAAATGGGACAATGGGATTGTGCAATGCGAGTGGAGAATGGGAGATGGGATGGGAGAAAATATACGAGGAAATGGTTGGGGCAGAAATGGGGGATTTGAGTTGGAAAATTCAGAAGATGAAGATGAGTGAATGTGTTCAAGGTTTTAACCAAATGAAAAGACGAAGTGGGATTTGGGATTCGCCAAATGGGGAGAATATTTGTAAGTTGGGTTTTagaacttaattaattaataccAAGGTCTCAAAAAAGGGTTATAAGCTCAAAAAATCAATgtatagtttaaatattttggtCACACAATGATATACAAAGTTTTTTAATTAGTACAAGATCTTAATCTTTTCCAGATCAAACTAGACAACCAAAAAgtcaatatatatacacacacacttATTAACATGAATTATATAAgaaacttaattttaattaataagtGTAAATGTTTTTTGTTAAGAATAAATTGTTACACTTTTTctcaaaaaggaaaatggaagaaatggaAAACGTAAGAGTTGGAAATGAGATTGGTTGGTTGGTTTGATTAGAGGTTTTAGGTAGTTTGGCAGTTCGCGTGTCACGTAGTTGGGttcatattttaataattattaatgaaatattaCGTTATACGTTTCAAATGTCAAATGAATTCGTTTTCTCCGTGAATACATTGCGTCCTTACCCTTTTTTTCATGAATGGATTgataaaaatatgtttttaacaAATATTCTTTTTGTAGAAATTTGTCATAAATACCGATTAATTTAGGTTAtcttaaatctttttaattaaaacTGTATTTTCCcctaattttatatattaatttaggTTAAGTTGTATACTCAATCTCTTGGAAATAACTGATGCAATCATTCATAGATCCATAAAAAAAGCAAACGCATCAATCGAGTAAAGAAAACGAACCAAATTACATGGAACAAACTACCTCTCGATCGCCATTATTAAACACATTCACAATAGGCAATCGGGGCAGCCTTCACGAGCTTTTAATTTCACGCTACTGGAAATACGATTGCCCGGTGATATCGATGTCTCTGTCGCCTGATGACGGCGGAGGCGGATGCTTCAGCTTCATTTCCGCTTCGACTGGTCCATCGGCGCTCTGCGTCTGGCTCGCAGGTACTTTCTTGATCTGCAGGCTTTCCTGATCTCCCTCCTCCGTGCCGTACATTCCTCCGCCGTAAGCACTTTCCGTCAATGGCTGCATCGGAGAAATGTAGTACGGCGGTTCTTGCTCTATCTTCTTTGATTGTTCTCGCCTCTGCTGCTCCCTCTCCATCTCTATCCTCTGCTTGTTTTCCATTTTAGGGTAATTCGACCTAAAACCCCATTACTTTAAATCGCTTTTCCCCTTTTTTATATCTTAAATTCGAGTTTCTTTCCACGTGTCGATATCACTTCCTTGGCGGTTTTATCAAACGCCACGTTCCATCCCACGTGCCATGCCACGTGGGTTTATTCTGTTTTATTTCTGTCCACGTCCCTTATTGGGTGGGCCTGTAGTTGTAGGTTTCGTACATGGGCCTGCGCTTTGTTTGCTGGATTCACGTCTAAGGCCCATTATATATATCTACGGAAGACGAAGGTATGAAGTTTACGGGTAATTACGGTGGATAACAATCTTCTGAATAATTACAATGGATAGCAATTTtttgaataattattaagtatgtatcaatatttttaaaaaattacaagtATAGCAAAATCAATGATatacttctatcattgatagattctTGTGGTCATTGAAAGACTTTTATggtttattaatgatagaccaacatttgccacatgatctattagtgataaactCCTATCGaaagattttgacagattttgctatatttgcaatttttataaaatgtcgctaaatacttaattattttgaatataattgctacatttgcaactatcccttacttttatcattaatagactCCTATGATTTATTAGTAATAGGCTAACATTTGTTATATAGTTTATCAGTAATACTCTTATCATTTACAGTTTTAGacatatttttctatatttgtaatttttttaagatgtttctatacatttaattattttgaatataatttctatatttgcaactattccTAGTTTATAATAGTCGATTGTTCTGATAATTTTTGTTCGAAGTACATATTATTTCTATATAagttttttgtattttgtgtTTGAAGTATAAATTACTTTTATTGAgtagaaaatagtaaatattgtaATAAAGAAAAGAATACCTAAAATTGTAGCAAAGAGAGTTTTAAAatagtatatatatttaattattggTTATAAATAGTTTGCAGTGACCAATAATAACTGTGCGCCCACGTATCTACTTAAAGTTTAATTAGTTACCGAcagattaatttttttttaacatttataATAATGTATGACTTTGATAGTTTATTAGATTGAAGAGAATTGACAAATAAATTTACCTCAACGATAACTAACCTATATTTGAAAGTTCGATTTCCCAAATATATAACTATACAAAAATTCCAAATAGATCCTTAAAcattaaaaatgtaaataacccataaactttcaattttatgaAATTCACATGTTTTTTAAGCACAAAATTGAAACAATAAAATTTGGAAATGTCCAATGAGTCAAATTACCAAATAAGTAATTTAATTTAGCTCTAATTTTTGTAATATTGTTTATGGATCTTTTAATCTCAAAATATGTAACATCTCATAAAACTAAATGATTAAAGACATCCATGTTGGTGAGTGTTGaattttaattcttaaaaaaatgaaagacaAAACCATAGGACACGTCGTAGGACACATTTTAGCAACTAAATTAATACAAATCTTGAatgaataattattaattatcataacacaaaagaatcaataacactaataataaatatttttatggaACACTTTTTGAATGATATAAACCCAAAACTCATGGAGACAGCTAGagggagagagagggaaaaGAGACATATTTATTTTTGAAGGTCTTTTAGGAAAAGCAAAGGACCATTGAAAAACATTGAAGAAAAGGGGAATGGATCTAAGCCGTCCCTTTCATTTCAATGCATTTGATTTGAACCACTGATTGTTAATAATATTCAATCCAAATTTCATACTTTAACTAACCATTTTGTGTTCTTTTTCTAATGTTAATGTGTCACGTTTTGCAGCAGCCCCACTTCTAGTTATTAGATTCCTTAtgttttcctttcttcttcttcttttttttttttttttcggtaACTCATCATTGACTCAACTTTTCATCATATTCAATTCAATTCTACATTGGACTACTTTTGCATTATTTCTTTCCTTACTTTGACTttgatttttcttctctctgctttgtttgtaattttatagcttttgatattgtttttttctttttttacaaacGTTTCGAGGTAGATTGTATAATTTCATCTCAATCGAGTAATATTTAGGTTTACGGTTATCTTTGACGATGGTCAAGAGGGTCTTTTAGAGAAATATACAAATAAATGATGGTTTGAGACGTACGTTTTTAAAATCGAAAGCAAGTTTATTCAAAGTTAACTACAAAAAGTGTACTGTTGACAATTTTGTGTGTACAGTAGACTATTGAATTTTTTCAGTTTTGTACATTTCGCTTTGGGATCTATTTGATATCTTCTAAAATATATTCACTAGACACGAACTTGGAAGATTGGAAGTTTCATTGTTAGACAAAATTTCGAAAGTTTTTGAAACTTATCATTAGATGTTTTTCAAAGTTCTTAGACAAAATTAGGCAAAAACGTGAAAGTTTATATACGTAGGGTATCCCCGTTGGACTTGCTTTTGTGACCTACCTTGTGTGTGTATAGGTAATGATCATATGGTGTTTGTCATTTGATGAAAATGACCTTATAGTTGTTGGATGCATGACTTTGATAGAAGTAATAAAGTCTGCATTATATTCAATCATTAAGAGAGTACAATCCATTATGATATAACAAccacattatatatatatatatatatatatatatatatatatatatatatatatagccaCTTTATCTATACTccattttataatttataataatgtGAAGAGGTCTAAAAGTTTTAATTTCTCAATCTactaaaaaaaagatagaaaaacaaaaagaatcaTTTTTTCTCATTCATATCACATACAACAAACTAAAATGTTAGAGATGCAAAAAGTTTGGACTTCTTTTTATAATAATGTGAGTGACAAATTATATGTGAGAGACATGCAAATAATTGACTAATGATGGGTGCAATGTCATGTTGAATTTTGAATTCTAactaaatttatagttttatatTGCTTGCTAGGTATGGTACATAACAAAAAGGACTTAATACCAAATCAAAGATAAGAacttacaaaagaaaaagaaagaaaaaagtacttatttataattttttatttggatatctttaaatataacaaaacgaatTAAAATGTaggaaattttcaaatttatcgttaataaacattaatagacttctatttatgcctatcattgataaaaatatgaaattttagtatattttataaatattttcaacaattttgttatttacaatgatttttcatttttaattcataaaaaaagatttaattGATTATTAGAAGTCTTCTCGAAGAACAAACCTAACTTAGATATGTATAATAACCTTGAGATTTAAAACAAAAGTAGGGATCACAAAAGTTTGAATAAACATAAGGAATAAAGTGAGAACAAAAATAGCACGATTAATTTTGACTGCAAAAAGAGAAGCCATGATGAGGAATGAATTGAATCGAGAATACAACGACAAAAACATCACATGCATTTTTTAGAACATtttaaagaataacaaaatatagcaaaattcatcgggttttatacattttatttaagtttttttttcttctatattttataaataacttcatttttttttccctaTAAATGAcgaattctttttttatttttaatttcgaatgatttaataaattaaaatttggagTTTTAGGAATCGGAACaatttttgttgttttgtttggGACAACGGACAACTAATTCCAACCCTCCCTGTCTTTGTCTCTCTATCCAATCACTCACTTAACCCAAATCACTTTCACGGGCCTTTAACTAAACCTTAATTAACTAAACCTTAATCCCTTTTCTTAATCATAATTAATACTAACttcctttcttttattttgactTCCTTAGATCCGAAACTTTGGggatttcatttttattttatttctattttctcaTTCTCTTTAATTCTCACATTTAATATCCGAAGATTTGGTTATTGCATTTCAACGGTGGAGATCTCCTTCGATCTTCCGATCATCCACGTGGATCGTCGTCTCATAtctctatatttattttcttttctttaattttaattataactTCCTTGTTTTAATTAATCAGCCATTAATTAACACATTAagtatattattataattattttttatcattaaataattgattaatttaataaaaatgagaatttgaagttttttgtttggttattgttattatttgggagAAAGACAAGTTAGGAAGTACATTGAGGTATAAAGTTGAGTTGATGGGATTCCATATACTTAAAATTTAATGGTTAAAATTCTGTGCTTCAAAGACAATGAAATGTCCCATCGCATCTTAATGTAGTTTTAATTATTgatgtttttcttcttctttttgggTTCTATATATTTTGAATCTTTGAATGGTTTGTTGAATTCTAATTCTATAGGTCCAAGATATAGAGTTGTAGGAAGCATAAATATTAAATAGTTAAGTTCTCATTTTGGCCCTTACAATTTGTCTTCACAAACAATTCCTAAAATTCTCTTTTTCTCCAACATTATATTTTCatgcaaaatatatatatatatgaaagcTTTGTTGAGACGACGTCGTCAAACACTTAGGTGATTGTCAAGATTTGAGCGATTGTATTGTAACTATGAAAGAAATTTAGCCCAATATATTCCCACAATtgattttatttcatttcatgTGCAACCGTAGATGTTTTACTCCCTCTCGAGTTtagaaaacattaaaaattaaTATGGTTGGATATGACATaaaagcaacataaaataaactttTAGGAAACAAAATTAACCGTTTAATTAATGGTTAATCTTTACCTAGTTTGtataacttttaaatttttcaaaatgcTTCAAATGTCATCTACTTATTGTGGCTACCATTGCCTTCTGACGATTATCTCTGGCCACCACCACCTCCGCCATCTATCTCTAACGGTCAACTCTAATTACGACAAACTCtgtaactattttattttaaaccaTTTTCATCCAACATGTTTAATTGAAacccttttttaaaaaaaaccattttttagacctaattaattaaaagacgTGAAATTGTGGTTAGGAATTATTCGaaaaaaaacacaatttgtttccTAAAATCCCAACGTTGGTTGTCTTGTAGTGTACAACTTGAGGGAGGACAAAGAAAAGTGCACATAACCATTACCATTTTCATTTGTTAACGAAATTAATATCAATTTCCACTATGTTCATTCATTGGCTTTCATTTGAATAGTTCTTCAATTTAATgacataaaatatttattagatatatatatatatatattgagtcTATATAGACAACTTAGAGAGATTCAATTAATATAAATGTATACATTGTGGCAACTTTCACAATCAAGTTAGCTACTTGTGATGGCAGCatacatatttttttatataaatatatatttgttaattATTTCACGATTAAAATCGTTTCATCTCTtcgtattttcatgtaaatatatgtatatttcgTTAATTTTTAGATATGCAAGACTACTTACTTGAAATAAGACGTCCTTCCTAAGAAAAAAACTGTAACCATCGTTCGGGACAATAACATGTTGTCATATAGTGgtaataatatatgtatattagtatttttaaaaagatcATCTAATTCAAATTATAGTAGTTAATATAGTTTGAACAAATCATGTATCTTTATATTATAAAGACATTATTTGATGTGACGAACCACGTCAAGTAAAATAAGTAAAAAGGGCtcgaaaataaaaattttaaagatcataataaatgaataaatattgCTTATGATATTTAATAGTTTTAAATCACGTTTTTTCacataaaatttttattttaatctgaAGATTAAAAGTTTGATTCTCCGTCCTacatataataaataaaaaattataattatttaataaatcaaATGAAACAAACATGAAACttcacttttatatatatatatatatatatatatgtgaaaaaaaaggtgatattaaatattattaatagtGAGGATATTTGGATGATTAAGTATGGTAATTGAAATAATTAATATGTTTTAATGTTAATGTTGCTTGCTTAGAACTTAGAAgtatagaagaagaagaagaagagatgggGCGGGGGGCCCGCAAAATAAGTGATCCAGCGTGTGAAGGCACGTGGTGTCTGCTCCCCAGGAAAACAGTAGAACACAACCGCCTCCGTGTCCCTCCGCCCCCCATGCCTTCCcacttcttcattttctttacTTTACTTATTCCCGGATCTAGTCCCCTCTCCTCCATATACTAACACACACTTCGTTTACCTTTGCCTTTTTAACGCTCAccacttttttcttcttcttcttcttttttttaatatatatatatatatcatgggTAGGTCTATTTCTATGAAGTGGTGGATGAAAGGGAGCAGTTTGGGTGTTTCTTCCATCAATCATCGGAATCTACATCACATATCAACCAAACTAATTACTATGCTTTAGGGTTATTCACTATATTACTCTCCTTTTAATTAATTGGCGTTCCTTCATTGTTAttctcaaaataattataaattgaGTTTTAAATGACAAATTACCTTATTTCTTTGAAACACATTAACCCTATTTGTATTTTTATGTTGAGATTAACTaattataaattcaaatttgattataggtatttatttatttcagtATAGTAATTATCAAATGTAAATTCCAATCATTATAACACACCTGGAGAAGTTATTTAAAACTTGATTAAGATTATTGGAAAGGAGAAGATATTGGAATGCGTGAGGAAtggaaaacaaaacaaaaataaaatgcTAAGTTATGTAAAAGAGAAATACTACGCgtacatatttttctttttattttcacaCTCTACCTTTCCCTCGTGCATCTCATCTCACACATTCTCTCTCTCAAATTCCGCCCTCTTCTCCGCTCCCCCTTTAAATACTTCAAAAATTCCTTCTCATTTTCCTCACCACTAAATCCCAAAATCCCCAAATCTTCTTCCCGCCCGCTCCCACAAAAACCATGGTCGGCGTTTTCCGGCGATCCATCTCTTTTCCGAACAAGACTCCGGTTAAGCCCTCCCTCTCCCATCACGTCCGTTCCATCAGTCTTCCCTGCCGATCTCACCCTTTGATTTTCCAACTCAAGGACCAGATCGCCAATCTCCATTCCTGGTCCCTCAACTCCGATTCCCGCACCGCCGCCTGGATCTGTGAAGGCTTAAGCCATCTCAAAACCGTCCACAACCATCTCGACGACATTCTCAACCTCCCTCAAACTCGAGAGTCCCTCCGACACAACCCGCACTGGATCGATAAGCTTCTAGAACATTTCTTACGCTTCGTCGACGTCTACGGAATCTTCCAGACTTTGATTCTCTCCCTCAAAGAAGAACACTCCGCCGCACAGGTCGCGATGAGGAGAAAAGACGAAGAGAAAATAGCGTTGTACGTTAAATCAAGGAAGAGGTTAGCTAGGCAAATGGCAAAACTGGTCTCGAGTCTTTCGACCGTACAGAAGAAAACCAAAATTGCCGAACAAGGCCAAGCCGGAGTCACCGCCGATCTTGCCGCAGTGATCGAAGAAGTCATAGGAGTAACGATGACAGTTTCCCTGGCACTGTTCAACGGAATCTCAGAATCATTCGGGACTAAAAACACATGGAGATGGACAAGATTAGATCGCGTCACGAAGAAGGTGAAGAAATCGGCGGAAGATCAGGAGAAGGGGATTCAAGAATTCAGAGAAATTGGGTCGGAGAATTTGagagaattgaagaagaaagggaaagaagaaacGAAAATAGCgatgaagaagatgagagaTTTGGAGGATTGGATAAGCGACATTGAAAATGGAAGCCAAAGGGTTTTCAGAAGTTTGATCAGTGCAAGAGTTTCATTGCTCAACGCTCTGTCGCAGCAGCAAGAACACAAAAATTAGAgggaaattttttaaaaacttttttacacaaaattactatactaattaattaaatatatgtacATTAATTAGAGATTTTAATCCTCTttgtcaagaaaaaaaaaagggtttgaaaagaaaaaaaaaatctaatttaggGGAAAATACAATTAATTTACATTATGAGGTGTTGTGGTGTGTACATATGAGCTGGTTTGTATGATATATTGAAGATAGAATCTTTGGAAGTGTGTAGCAAATTGATAGCCATGGCCATCCCATATTAATTGTTGGATAtcataatttgaattttatgtttattaaatttttgtGAATTTTGTTCCATTTGATTGATGcattatattttaataatatgtaatttca
This region of Cucumis melo cultivar AY chromosome 7, USDA_Cmelo_AY_1.0, whole genome shotgun sequence genomic DNA includes:
- the LOC103493802 gene encoding uncharacterized protein LOC103493802, producing MENKQRIEMEREQQRREQSKKIEQEPPYYISPMQPLTESAYGGGMYGTEEGDQESLQIKKVPASQTQSADGPVEAEMKLKHPPPPSSGDRDIDITGQSYFQ
- the LOC103493801 gene encoding uncharacterized protein LOC103493801, with amino-acid sequence MGLRFKIVNIVIKKRVRSISLPCRSHPLIFQLKDQIANLHSWSLNSDSRTAAWICEGLSHLKTVHNHLDDILNLPQTRESLRHNPHWIDKLLEHFLRFVDVYGIFQTLILSLKEEHSAAQVAMRRKDEEKIALYVKSRKRLARQMAKLVSSLSTVQKKTKIAEQGQAGVTADLAAVIEEVIGVTMTVSLALFNGISESFGTKNTWRWTRLDRVTKKVKKSAEDQEKGIQEFREIGSENLRELKKKGKEETKIAMKKMRDLEDWISDIENGSQRVFRSLISARVSLLNALSQQQEHKN
- the LOC103493803 gene encoding uncharacterized protein LOC103493803, whose protein sequence is MAAFRRSSLTDHLIDCRLFFLILTFISLILFFSASSTLSDIPFSTFAPLQSFIIGAAFQQPRASNYRPMTTPDRDSSFPMEAENSSSSSSSPEAKMKIQLQKSKMAVCLVGGARRFEVTGPSIMENILKEYPNADLFLHSPLDENTFKLSYLKNAPKIAAVRIFEPKPIPETESQLRVLTAKNSPNGIQGLLKYFQLVEGCLTMIRTYQQLNNFTYDWVVRTRVDGYWNAPLRPDYFVSGHYVVPSGSSYGGLNDRFGVGDLNTSTVALSRLGLIPNLDAAGFLQLNSETAFKAQLTTMGVPFERMRLPFCIVTERQYEFPPGRFGVPVAAMSSRGPLSGTKCRPCRVACEGECVERVMVWLEKGWSWTNWENGTMGLCNASGEWEMGWEKIYEEMVGAEMGDLSWKIQKMKMSECVQGFNQMKRRSGIWDSPNGENICKLGFRT